One stretch of Streptomyces hygroscopicus DNA includes these proteins:
- a CDS encoding Protein CBR-PCP-3: protein MPSAGGPMELPAAMRTTMEAEATPAMPLERITSTPTMRSRAGSEVSAP, encoded by the coding sequence ATGCCTTCGGCGGGCGGGCCGATGGAGTTGCCCGCGGCGATGAGGACGACGATGGAGGCGGAGGCGACGCCGGCCATGCCCTTGGAGAGGATCACCAGCACGCCGACCATGAGGAGCAGGGCGGGCAGCGAGGTGTCGGCGCCGTAG
- a CDS encoding short-chain dehydrogenase: protein MKILLIGATGTLGTAVHKELSARGHEVLAVGRTGGGLRYDVTDPAQTAAMYECAGRVDAVVSAAGDVPFKPVTEMTRKDCLAAFQGKALSQIDLVLQGVARIAERGSFTLITGVLAREPIPTGAAASMANGAVEAFVRAAAIEIAPQRINAVSPTVVTESLSSYGDYFPGMGSVDLADVAQVYVRSVEGAQTGQVYAL, encoded by the coding sequence ATGAAGATTCTGCTCATCGGTGCCACTGGCACGCTCGGCACGGCCGTGCACAAGGAGCTGTCCGCCCGAGGCCATGAGGTCCTTGCTGTCGGGCGCACCGGCGGCGGCCTGCGGTACGACGTCACTGACCCCGCTCAGACCGCCGCGATGTACGAGTGCGCCGGCCGTGTGGACGCGGTGGTCAGCGCTGCTGGCGACGTGCCGTTCAAGCCGGTCACGGAGATGACACGCAAGGACTGTCTGGCCGCCTTCCAAGGCAAGGCGCTCAGCCAGATCGACCTGGTCCTGCAGGGCGTAGCCCGCATCGCCGAGCGCGGCTCCTTCACTCTGATCACGGGCGTACTGGCACGCGAGCCGATCCCCACGGGCGCCGCCGCCTCCATGGCCAACGGCGCGGTGGAGGCGTTCGTGCGCGCCGCCGCCATCGAGATCGCCCCGCAGCGCATCAACGCGGTCAGCCCCACCGTCGTCACCGAGAGCCTCTCCTCCTACGGGGACTACTTCCCCGGCATGGGGTCGGTTGATCTCGCCGACGTCGCCCAGGTCTACGTCCGCTCCGTCGAGGGCGCCCAGACCGGCCAGGTCTACGCGCTGTAG
- a CDS encoding 3-oxoacyl-ACP reductase, protein MAENQFTTHTELFDLRGKYALVTGGTRGIGMMIARGLLQAGARVVISSRNADTCAEAQRLLSEFGDVRAIPADLSRHDECQRLADLVQADSERLDILVNNAGAMRREPLATFPDEAWDAVLDLNLKSPFWLVQALLPALRKAGTADDPARIINIGSIAAIHVAPSPNYSYASSKAALHQLTRVLARELGPQHVTVNAVAPGVFPSQMMDSTLDAIGDTIAASAPLRRLGRDDDMAGAAVFLASRAGSYLTGAIIPVDGGTATTASGIH, encoded by the coding sequence ATGGCGGAGAACCAGTTCACCACTCACACAGAACTTTTCGACCTGAGGGGAAAGTACGCCCTTGTCACTGGCGGCACCAGAGGCATTGGGATGATGATAGCGCGCGGCCTTCTCCAGGCGGGCGCCCGCGTCGTCATCAGCTCACGCAACGCAGACACGTGCGCGGAGGCACAGCGTCTACTGTCCGAATTCGGCGACGTGCGAGCAATCCCCGCCGACCTGTCCAGGCACGACGAGTGTCAGCGCCTCGCTGATCTTGTCCAGGCCGACTCGGAACGCCTGGACATCCTTGTCAACAACGCGGGAGCGATGCGGCGCGAGCCGCTGGCGACGTTCCCGGACGAGGCATGGGATGCAGTGCTCGACCTCAACCTCAAGTCGCCGTTCTGGCTGGTGCAGGCACTGCTCCCGGCACTTCGTAAGGCGGGCACCGCCGATGATCCCGCACGGATCATCAACATCGGCAGCATCGCCGCCATCCACGTCGCCCCGTCGCCCAACTACTCGTACGCCAGCAGCAAAGCGGCACTCCATCAACTCACCAGGGTACTTGCCAGGGAGCTGGGCCCACAGCACGTCACGGTGAACGCGGTAGCACCGGGAGTGTTCCCGTCGCAGATGATGGACTCCACGCTCGATGCCATCGGCGACACGATCGCGGCGTCGGCCCCTCTGCGCCGGCTCGGCCGCGACGACGACATGGCGGGTGCCGCCGTGTTTCTCGCCAGCCGGGCTGGGTCCTACCTCACGGGCGCCATCATCCCGGTGGACGGCGGTACCGCAACGACCGCATCGGGTATCCATTAA
- a CDS encoding transposase: protein MAVTVDGTRDILGIWAGDGGEGAKYWPHVFTELKNRGLDDVLMLVCDGLKGLPEAVETVWPRAIVQTCVVHLLRNSFRYAARQDWDKVA, encoded by the coding sequence ATGGCCGTGACCGTGGACGGCACCCGCGACATCCTCGGCATCTGGGCCGGCGACGGCGGCGAGGGCGCGAAGTACTGGCCGCACGTGTTCACCGAGCTGAAGAACCGCGGCCTGGACGACGTGCTCATGCTGGTCTGTGACGGGCTCAAGGGCCTTCCTGAGGCCGTGGAGACCGTATGGCCTCGCGCGATTGTTCAAACGTGTGTGGTTCACCTGCTGCGCAACTCGTTCCGTTACGCCGCCCGTCAGGACTGGGACAAGGTCGCCTAG
- a CDS encoding integrase: MLRLLPMTDRDKDAEILAPRHQITVPERQLGKDKIRFSPSDRAFLAALLHRLPLHVLRRLRLLVRPDTVLRWHRNLVKRRHAASCRPKRPGRPRTVRSIRTLVPRLAKENPSWGYRRLHGELLVPGVKVGASTVWEILKEAGIDPAPERNSSTWADFLRSQADALLACDFMETVTLSGIRMYVLVAIEHASRRIRVLGATTHPTASWVAQAAKNLVTDLEDLSRRAQFMIRDRDGKFPTLFDAVLKDAGIDVVLSGIQMPRMNSIMERWIQTCRRELLHRTLIWNQRHLLHTLREFEHFYNTHRPHQGIANARPLHPLPPPIDDPNALARLDIRRHDRLGGILHEYQHAA; the protein is encoded by the coding sequence ATGCTTCGCCTGCTGCCGATGACCGACCGGGACAAGGACGCGGAGATCCTCGCCCCGCGCCACCAGATCACCGTGCCGGAACGCCAACTCGGCAAGGACAAGATCCGGTTCTCGCCAAGCGATCGGGCGTTCCTGGCGGCGCTGCTGCACCGGCTGCCACTGCACGTCCTGCGAAGATTACGGCTGCTCGTACGCCCCGACACAGTACTGCGCTGGCACCGTAACCTCGTCAAACGCCGCCATGCCGCCTCCTGCCGGCCCAAACGCCCGGGACGACCGCGCACCGTGCGCTCCATCCGCACCCTGGTGCCGCGCCTGGCGAAGGAGAACCCCAGCTGGGGATACCGGCGCCTGCACGGCGAACTGCTCGTGCCGGGGGTGAAGGTGGGCGCGTCCACCGTCTGGGAAATCCTCAAGGAGGCAGGCATCGACCCGGCGCCCGAGCGGAACTCCAGTACCTGGGCCGACTTCCTTCGCTCCCAGGCTGATGCCCTGCTGGCCTGCGACTTCATGGAAACAGTCACCCTGTCGGGGATACGGATGTACGTGCTCGTGGCGATCGAACACGCCAGTCGCCGGATCCGGGTGCTGGGCGCCACCACACACCCCACCGCATCCTGGGTAGCGCAAGCGGCGAAGAACCTCGTCACGGACCTCGAAGACCTCAGCCGCCGGGCACAATTCATGATCCGAGACCGGGACGGGAAGTTCCCCACCCTCTTCGATGCCGTCCTCAAGGACGCGGGAATCGACGTCGTGCTCAGCGGCATCCAGATGCCAAGAATGAACTCGATCATGGAAAGGTGGATACAGACCTGCCGCCGCGAGCTCCTGCACCGGACCTTGATCTGGAACCAGCGACACCTCCTCCACACCCTGCGCGAGTTCGAGCACTTCTACAACACACACCGCCCACACCAGGGCATCGCGAACGCCAGGCCGCTGCACCCCTTACCCCCGCCGATCGACGATCCCAACGCGTTAGCCCGCCTCGACATACGCCGACACGATCGCCTCGGCGGCATCCTCCACGAATACCAACACGCAGCCTGA
- a CDS encoding transposase has product MQSSHAAAAVSSAFDDPNLIAYGGLEPVVRLAERCGLPKLAGEHVRLPASKDGTGAFPAAKLMSLVGGMAAGADSIDDMDRLRHGAMGRLFSGVRAPSTLGSFLRSFTHGHVKQLRAVARRFLHELARHTPLLPGADQAAYVDIDDTIRRTHGYAKQGAGYG; this is encoded by the coding sequence ATGCAAAGTTCCCATGCCGCAGCGGCGGTCTCATCCGCGTTCGACGACCCGAACCTGATCGCGTACGGCGGACTAGAGCCGGTGGTGCGGCTGGCCGAGCGGTGCGGTCTGCCCAAGCTGGCCGGCGAGCACGTCCGGCTGCCCGCCTCGAAGGACGGCACCGGCGCCTTCCCAGCGGCGAAACTGATGTCGCTGGTGGGCGGCATGGCCGCGGGCGCCGACAGCATCGACGACATGGACCGGCTGCGGCACGGCGCGATGGGCCGCCTGTTCTCCGGAGTGCGGGCCCCGTCCACGCTGGGGTCGTTCCTGCGCTCCTTCACCCACGGGCATGTGAAGCAACTGCGCGCCGTGGCCCGCCGGTTCCTGCACGAACTGGCCCGTCACACCCCGCTGCTGCCCGGCGCGGACCAGGCCGCCTACGTGGACATCGACGACACCATCCGCCGCACCCACGGCTACGCCAAACAGGGCGCCGGATACGGATAG
- a CDS encoding LysR family transcriptional regulator translates to MNVELRHLRALAAIGDEGTITGAAAALHISQPALSRTLEQLESRLGTRLVERTTRRLSLTDAGRLLHERAHLILKQLDDALSEAQAGPRPLRIGFAWAALGDRTVPLLRAWRDQHPDIPVRVHRRDDPEAALRRGEIDAVFLRTAPTADAELMTEELYRERRLAAVPDSDPLVGRSVVRLADLADRLVVLCATAASTADLWPRGQRPATIEVANVDEWLTTIATGEAVGATAEATEHSHPHPGVRYLPLADSAPVTVRLVWPRTPTHPATHTFLKHARRMIGAAEPEL, encoded by the coding sequence ATGAATGTCGAGCTGCGGCATCTGCGAGCACTGGCCGCGATCGGCGACGAGGGCACCATCACCGGCGCCGCCGCCGCTCTGCACATCAGCCAGCCCGCCCTGTCCCGGACCCTGGAGCAACTGGAGAGCAGGCTCGGCACGCGCCTGGTGGAGCGCACCACCCGCCGACTCTCCCTCACCGACGCCGGTCGCCTGCTGCACGAGCGCGCTCACCTGATCCTCAAGCAACTGGACGATGCGCTGTCGGAGGCCCAGGCGGGGCCGCGGCCGCTGCGGATCGGCTTCGCCTGGGCGGCCCTCGGCGACCGTACCGTGCCATTGCTGCGGGCCTGGCGTGACCAGCACCCCGACATCCCGGTGCGGGTACACCGCCGGGACGATCCCGAAGCGGCGCTCCGCCGGGGCGAGATCGACGCCGTCTTCCTGCGCACTGCGCCCACGGCCGATGCCGAGCTGATGACCGAGGAGCTCTACCGGGAGCGCCGTCTGGCCGCCGTGCCGGACAGCGATCCGCTGGTCGGCCGTTCCGTCGTGCGTCTGGCCGACCTTGCCGACCGGTTGGTCGTGCTCTGCGCCACCGCCGCCAGCACGGCCGACCTCTGGCCCCGCGGGCAGCGGCCCGCCACCATCGAGGTGGCCAACGTCGACGAGTGGCTCACCACGATCGCCACCGGAGAAGCGGTCGGCGCCACCGCGGAAGCCACCGAGCACAGCCACCCGCATCCCGGTGTCCGCTACCTGCCCCTCGCGGACTCCGCCCCCGTGACGGTGCGCCTGGTCTGGCCGCGCACCCCTACGCATCCCGCCACCCACACCTTCCTCAAGCATGCGCGGCGCATGATCGGCGCTGCCGAACCCGAGCTGTAA
- a CDS encoding integrase has translation MLRLARENPQWDYRRLHGELLVLGVKVAASTVWKILKDAGIDPAPDRSSSTWADFLRSQADALLACDFFETVTLSGARMYILVVIEHSSRRIRILGATAHPTTSWVTQAAKNLVMDLEDVDCRARFMIRDRDGKFPALFDGVLADAGITVVLSGIQMPRMNSLIERWVQTCRRELLDRTLIWNQRHLLHALHKYGQFYNAHRPHQGIANARPPHPLPTPINDPDKLSHLGIRRHDHLGGILHEYQHAAWPARMKYSAGTRSRTVPSTS, from the coding sequence GTGCTGCGTCTGGCGAGGGAGAATCCGCAGTGGGACTACAGGCGTCTGCACGGTGAGCTGCTCGTGCTGGGTGTGAAGGTGGCCGCGTCGACCGTCTGGAAGATCCTGAAGGATGCCGGCATCGATCCGGCGCCCGACCGGAGCTCCAGCACGTGGGCCGACTTCCTGCGCTCGCAAGCCGACGCCCTCCTGGCCTGCGACTTCTTTGAGACGGTCACCTTGTCCGGCGCGCGAATGTACATACTCGTGGTGATCGAACACAGTAGTCGCCGCATCCGGATCCTGGGCGCCACCGCACACCCGACCACCTCCTGGGTAACACAAGCGGCGAAGAACCTGGTCATGGACCTCGAAGACGTCGACTGCCGGGCACGATTCATGATCCGAGATAGGGACGGGAAGTTCCCCGCCCTGTTCGATGGCGTCCTCGCGGACGCGGGGATCACAGTCGTTCTCAGCGGCATCCAGATGCCGAGAATGAACTCGCTCATCGAACGGTGGGTACAGACCTGCAGACGTGAGCTCCTGGACCGGACCTTGATCTGGAACCAGCGCCACCTCCTGCACGCCCTGCACAAGTACGGGCAGTTCTACAACGCCCACCGACCCCACCAGGGCATCGCCAACGCCCGACCGCCGCACCCACTGCCCACACCGATCAACGATCCGGACAAGTTGAGCCACCTGGGCATACGCCGCCACGACCACCTCGGCGGCATCCTCCACGAATACCAACATGCAGCATGGCCTGCACGGATGAAGTATTCGGCAGGGACAAGGTCGCGAACCGTCCCGTCCACGTCGTGA
- a CDS encoding biotin carboxyl carrier protein encodes MLTKVLIANRGEIAVRVARACRDAGIASVAVYADPDRDACHVRAADEAYALGGDTPAASYLDQAKVLAAAAESGADAIHPGYGFLSENAEFAQAVLDAGLTWIGPPPHAIRDLGDKVAARHIAQRAGAPLVAGTPDPVSGADEVVAFAEQHGLPIAIKAAFGGGGRGLKVARTMEEVPELYDSAVREAVAAFGRGECFVERYLDKPRHVETQCLADTHGNVVVVSTRDCSLQRRHQKLVEEAPAPFLTQEQNDQLYAASKAILKEAGYVGAGTVEFLVGNDGTISFLEVNTRLQVEHPVTEEVTGIDLVREMFRIADGEAIGYDDPQMRGHSFEFRINGEDPGRNFLPAPGTVTSFVPPAGPGVRLDAGVESGSVIGPAWDSLLAKLIVTGATRTQALQRAARALAEFQVEGMATAIPFHQAVVVDPAFTSEPFTIHTRWIETEFNNTITPFAPVSPDEDEEPTGRETVVVEVGGKRLEVSLPASLGMATAPAGGSKKPKRKAVKKSGSAASGDALASPMQGTIVKVAVNEGDTVAEGDLIVVLEAMKMEQPLNAHRAGTVKSLAAEVGASITSGAVICEIKG; translated from the coding sequence ATGCTGACGAAGGTGCTCATCGCCAACCGTGGCGAGATCGCTGTCCGTGTTGCCCGTGCCTGCCGGGATGCCGGGATCGCGAGCGTAGCCGTCTACGCCGATCCGGACCGGGACGCATGTCATGTGCGCGCGGCCGATGAAGCCTATGCGCTGGGCGGTGACACCCCGGCGGCCAGCTATCTCGACCAGGCCAAAGTCCTGGCCGCGGCCGCCGAATCCGGCGCCGACGCCATCCACCCCGGCTACGGATTCCTCTCCGAGAACGCCGAATTCGCCCAGGCCGTCCTGGACGCGGGCCTGACCTGGATCGGCCCCCCGCCGCACGCCATCCGCGACCTGGGCGACAAAGTCGCCGCCCGCCACATCGCCCAGCGCGCCGGCGCCCCCCTGGTCGCCGGCACCCCCGACCCGGTCTCCGGCGCGGACGAGGTCGTGGCCTTCGCCGAACAGCACGGCCTGCCCATCGCCATCAAAGCCGCCTTCGGCGGCGGCGGCCGCGGCCTGAAGGTCGCCCGCACCATGGAAGAAGTCCCCGAGCTCTACGACTCCGCCGTCCGCGAGGCCGTCGCGGCCTTCGGCCGCGGAGAGTGCTTCGTCGAGCGCTACCTGGACAAGCCCCGCCATGTGGAGACCCAGTGCCTGGCCGACACCCACGGCAACGTCGTGGTCGTCTCCACCCGTGACTGCTCCCTCCAGCGCCGCCACCAAAAGCTCGTCGAAGAGGCCCCGGCCCCCTTCCTGACCCAGGAACAGAACGACCAGCTCTACGCCGCCTCCAAAGCCATCCTCAAGGAGGCGGGCTACGTGGGGGCGGGGACGGTGGAGTTCCTGGTCGGCAACGACGGCACCATCTCCTTCCTCGAGGTCAACACCCGTCTCCAGGTGGAGCACCCGGTCACCGAGGAGGTCACCGGCATCGACCTGGTCCGCGAGATGTTCCGCATCGCCGACGGCGAGGCCATCGGCTACGACGACCCGCAGATGCGGGGCCACTCCTTCGAGTTCCGCATCAACGGCGAGGACCCGGGCCGCAACTTCCTGCCCGCCCCCGGCACGGTGACCTCCTTCGTCCCGCCCGCCGGGCCCGGTGTCCGGCTGGACGCGGGCGTGGAGTCCGGCAGCGTCATCGGCCCGGCGTGGGACTCGCTGCTGGCCAAGCTGATCGTCACCGGCGCCACCCGCACCCAGGCCCTCCAGCGCGCCGCCCGCGCGCTGGCCGAGTTCCAGGTCGAGGGCATGGCCACCGCGATCCCGTTCCACCAGGCGGTAGTGGTGGACCCGGCGTTCACCAGCGAGCCGTTCACGATCCACACCCGCTGGATCGAGACCGAGTTCAACAACACCATCACCCCCTTCGCCCCCGTCAGCCCCGACGAAGACGAAGAGCCCACCGGCCGCGAGACCGTCGTGGTCGAGGTCGGCGGCAAGCGGCTGGAGGTCTCGCTGCCCGCCTCCCTGGGCATGGCCACCGCCCCGGCGGGCGGCTCGAAGAAGCCGAAGCGCAAGGCGGTCAAGAAGTCCGGCTCAGCCGCCTCCGGCGACGCCCTGGCCTCCCCCATGCAGGGCACCATCGTCAAGGTCGCCGTCAACGAGGGCGACACCGTGGCCGAGGGCGACCTCATCGTCGTCCTGGAGGCCATGAAGATGGAACAGCCCCTCAACGCCCACCGCGCGGGCACCGTCAAGAGCCTGGCCGCCGAGGTCGGCGCGTCCATCACCTCGGGCGCGGTCATCTGCGAGATCAAAGGGTGA
- a CDS encoding transposase — protein sequence MIAATRLRKGPSNSARGAAAFVAETIRTARACGASGLLVLRADSAFYGADVINACRALGARFSITMRMNASVKATIARIDEDAWTPIKYPQAVWDEEGQCWISDAEIAEIRYTAFTSKPKKQQVTARLIARRVKRLSAGTVPAGQGTLFDTWRYHAAFTDSPLALRDAERDHRRHAVVEQVIADVKNSGFAHAPSGHFQANAAWLALAALTRAAGALASAFHTRATTATIRDRLINVPALCRSETHRSCSRVVWRAITVCWNPVRLIVSLVYQVTRKLLTVPAMRLRRDTAKNAELSCCGTRTRCCAGSSRGRCATNMRTGCGSQRCPR from the coding sequence GTGATCGCCGCCACCAGGCTGCGCAAGGGACCCTCGAACTCCGCGCGCGGGGCGGCAGCGTTCGTCGCTGAGACCATCCGCACCGCACGCGCCTGCGGCGCCAGCGGCCTGCTGGTGCTGCGGGCGGACTCCGCGTTCTACGGCGCCGATGTCATCAACGCCTGCCGGGCCCTGGGTGCCCGCTTCTCCATCACCATGCGGATGAACGCCTCCGTCAAAGCCACCATCGCCCGCATCGACGAGGACGCCTGGACACCGATCAAATATCCCCAAGCGGTCTGGGACGAGGAGGGCCAGTGCTGGATCTCCGACGCCGAGATAGCCGAGATCCGCTACACCGCTTTCACTTCCAAGCCGAAGAAACAGCAGGTCACCGCCCGACTGATCGCGCGCCGCGTCAAGCGCCTGAGCGCCGGTACCGTCCCCGCCGGGCAGGGCACGCTCTTCGATACCTGGCGCTACCACGCCGCGTTCACCGACTCCCCGCTCGCCTTGAGGGATGCCGAGCGTGATCACCGCCGACACGCTGTCGTCGAGCAGGTGATCGCCGATGTCAAGAACAGCGGCTTCGCCCACGCGCCGTCCGGTCATTTCCAGGCCAATGCCGCGTGGCTCGCCCTGGCGGCCCTGACCCGCGCCGCCGGCGCCCTGGCCTCCGCGTTCCATACCAGGGCGACCACCGCCACCATCCGTGATCGCCTGATCAACGTGCCCGCCCTGTGCCGTTCGGAAACTCATCGCTCCTGCTCGCGGGTGGTCTGGCGCGCCATCACAGTCTGCTGGAACCCTGTCCGGCTGATCGTTTCGCTCGTATACCAAGTGACTCGGAAGCTGCTCACGGTCCCGGCGATGCGGCTCCGCCGGGACACAGCCAAGAACGCGGAATTGTCGTGCTGCGGCACGAGAACGCGGTGCTGCGCAGGCAGCTCACGAGGCCGGTGCGCTACGAACATGCGGACCGGCTGTGGTTCGCAGCGCTGTCCTCGCTGA
- a CDS encoding DNA repair protein — MHSRFTRTRKPDRVPRNAEGIAAALEGERRMEFYRELLAAAPEDARPLPRSLNPAPGELLPSFPLRLSHRLRIAPKHLASHRGLLRPPATTFPARHLLQLDPYLARALARSFSKIAITKFAFHGRERLGALRVVGETLVIQVMHWDDEIRSAKGIAPQHVEISDAEVDEAVALMEAMGGVDIAQYKDRYREAMETIIRAKAEGTEPPRMEAPAEPAGKVVDLMAALQDSVRAAKKSRGEETGDEAEVHEISGRPPPQKKTASKKTADKRTSTGGGRRRPQRSPRGRSRRRNFSQLTSP, encoded by the coding sequence GTGCACAGCCGATTCACCCGCACACGGAAGCCGGACCGGGTGCCGCGGAACGCCGAGGGCATCGCGGCCGCGCTCGAGGGCGAGCGGCGGATGGAGTTCTACCGCGAGCTCCTGGCGGCCGCCCCGGAGGACGCCCGCCCACTACCCCGCAGCCTCAACCCCGCTCCTGGAGAACTCCTGCCGAGTTTCCCGCTACGGCTCTCCCACCGGTTGCGGATCGCCCCCAAACACCTGGCAAGCCACCGCGGTCTCCTTCGACCGCCCGCCACAACCTTCCCCGCCCGGCACCTGCTCCAGCTCGACCCCTACCTTGCACGGGCCCTCGCCCGCAGCTTCAGCAAGATCGCGATCACGAAGTTCGCCTTCCACGGACGCGAGCGGCTCGGCGCCCTCCGCGTCGTCGGCGAAACCCTCGTCATACAGGTCATGCACTGGGACGATGAAATCCGCAGCGCCAAGGGCATTGCGCCGCAGCATGTCGAGATCTCCGACGCCGAAGTCGATGAAGCGGTGGCGCTGATGGAGGCCATGGGCGGCGTCGACATCGCCCAGTACAAGGACCGGTACCGCGAGGCGATGGAAACGATCATCCGCGCCAAGGCGGAAGGAACCGAGCCGCCCCGGATGGAGGCGCCGGCAGAGCCCGCAGGAAAGGTCGTTGACCTGATGGCCGCCCTGCAGGACAGCGTGCGCGCCGCCAAGAAGAGCCGCGGCGAGGAAACCGGCGACGAAGCCGAGGTACACGAGATCAGCGGGCGGCCGCCGCCCCAGAAGAAGACCGCCTCGAAGAAGACCGCGGACAAAAGGACGAGCACCGGGGGGGGAAGAAGGCGGCCGCAAAGAAGTCCTCGAGGAAGAAGTCGGCGTCGTAACTTCTCGCAGCTCACGAGCCCCTGA
- a CDS encoding XRE family transcriptional regulator: MDLRTEIREFLSSRRARIAPEQAGLPAYGGNRRVKGLRREEVALLAGVSVDYYVRMERGSLAGASDGVLEALASGLQLDEAERDHLFHLARQSRAPRSPRRRRPAVAVRSTLQQVLDAISDAPAWIGNGRYDVLAMNQLARALYSPVLADPRRPANTARFVYLNPATARDFFVDYDQVAGDAAAKLRMAAGRNPHDEELIALVGELSTCSELFRQRWASQDVRLHRSGRKRMHHPIVGQLDLDVESLELPAEPGLHLNIYTAPAGTPTADNLALLASWAATQQTLATGLEAHNG; the protein is encoded by the coding sequence ATGGATCTACGCACCGAGATCCGGGAATTTCTCAGCTCACGTCGCGCCCGCATCGCACCCGAGCAGGCGGGCCTGCCCGCTTACGGCGGCAACCGCCGGGTCAAAGGTCTGCGCCGCGAGGAGGTCGCGCTACTGGCGGGGGTATCGGTCGACTACTACGTGCGCATGGAGCGCGGCAGCCTCGCCGGTGCCTCCGACGGCGTGCTCGAGGCGTTGGCCTCTGGCTTGCAGCTCGACGAAGCCGAGCGCGACCACCTGTTCCACCTCGCGCGCCAATCGAGGGCGCCCCGCAGCCCACGCCGGCGCAGGCCTGCCGTGGCGGTGCGCTCGACGCTGCAGCAGGTGCTCGACGCGATCTCCGATGCGCCGGCCTGGATCGGTAACGGCCGTTATGACGTGCTCGCCATGAATCAACTCGCTCGCGCGCTGTATTCACCGGTGCTGGCTGACCCGCGACGGCCCGCGAACACAGCGCGGTTCGTCTATCTGAACCCCGCGACGGCCAGAGATTTCTTTGTCGACTACGACCAGGTTGCCGGTGACGCGGCCGCGAAGCTGCGCATGGCAGCCGGCCGCAATCCGCACGACGAGGAACTGATCGCCCTTGTCGGCGAACTGTCAACGTGCAGTGAGCTATTTCGGCAGCGGTGGGCATCTCAGGACGTGCGGCTGCACCGGTCCGGCCGCAAGCGTATGCACCATCCGATCGTGGGCCAGCTCGACTTGGACGTCGAATCCCTGGAACTGCCCGCCGAACCCGGCCTGCACCTCAACATCTACACCGCACCCGCGGGCACACCGACCGCTGACAATTTGGCGCTCTTGGCGTCGTGGGCGGCCACCCAACAGACGCTGGCGACCGGGCTCGAAGCACACAACGGATAG
- a CDS encoding Methylmalonyl-CoA mutase domain-containingprotein, with translation MKTPQQRTARAGASAAPVPGTRIAEPGLDGHDRGADVIARGLRDTGYEVLDTGPHQTPEQIVATVFAEDAALPGLSVLSGGHLTLETIDQFDAAPNQTLEPTC, from the coding sequence ATGAAGACTCCGCAACAGCGGACAGCTCGTGCCGGTGCCAGTGCCGCGCCGGTGCCGGGCACCCGTATCGCCGAGCCCGGGCTTGACGGCCACGACCGCGGCGCCGACGTCATCGCCCGGGGCCTGCGCGACACCGGCTACGAGGTCCTCGACACCGGCCCGCACCAAACCCCGGAACAGATCGTCGCCACCGTCTTCGCCGAGGATGCGGCACTCCCGGGTCTCTCCGTACTTTCAGGCGGCCACCTGACGCTCGAAACCATCGACCAGTTCGACGCCGCCCCGAACCAGACCCTGGAGCCGACATGCTGA